From a region of the Flavobacterium sediminilitoris genome:
- a CDS encoding ABC transporter ATP-binding protein — protein MNRLKIKNLQKTYKNGVTATNNISLDITNGMFGLLGPNGAGKSSLMKTIAGLQSPDSGSILFNNVDIIKDPSFIKRQLGFLPQDFGVYPKINATDLLNHIAILKGLTNKNERKEQVNILLEKVNLTSHRNKEVHTFSGGMRQRFGIAQALLGNPQLIIVDEPTAGLDPEERNRFNNLLNEIGEDIIIILSTHLVEDVKNLCTQMAIIEKGTVLAQGKPNDFIEVLNGQLWQKTIDKKEILEYEQKHNVILTQLNMGKSTIHVRAKNKPDDSFELIRPNLEDVYFSILNQNK, from the coding sequence ATGAACCGTTTAAAAATTAAAAATCTCCAAAAAACATATAAAAATGGAGTCACAGCTACTAACAACATATCGCTTGATATAACAAATGGAATGTTTGGATTATTAGGACCAAATGGAGCTGGAAAATCTTCCTTAATGAAAACTATTGCAGGTTTACAAAGTCCAGATAGTGGTTCTATTTTATTTAACAATGTAGATATTATCAAAGACCCTTCTTTTATTAAAAGGCAATTGGGTTTTTTGCCTCAAGATTTTGGCGTTTACCCAAAAATTAATGCTACAGATTTATTAAATCACATTGCTATCTTAAAAGGATTAACTAATAAAAATGAGCGAAAAGAACAAGTAAACATTTTATTAGAAAAAGTAAATCTTACTTCACATAGAAATAAAGAAGTACATACTTTTTCTGGAGGAATGCGTCAGCGATTTGGTATTGCACAGGCTTTATTAGGAAACCCACAACTTATTATTGTTGATGAACCAACAGCAGGACTTGACCCTGAAGAACGAAATCGTTTCAATAATTTACTAAATGAAATAGGTGAAGATATTATTATTATTCTCTCAACTCATTTAGTAGAAGATGTGAAAAATCTTTGTACACAAATGGCAATTATTGAAAAAGGAACTGTTTTAGCTCAAGGCAAACCAAATGATTTTATTGAAGTTCTAAACGGACAATTATGGCAAAAAACAATTGACAAGAAAGAAATTCTCGAATATGAACAAAAACATAATGTTATTTTAACTCAGTTAAACATGGGCAAATCTACTATTCATGTAAGAGCTAAAAACAAACCAGATGACAGTTTTGAATTAATTCGACCTAATCTTGAAGACGTCTATTTTTCCATTCTAAATCAAAATAAATAA